From a single Intestinibaculum porci genomic region:
- a CDS encoding GTP pyrophosphokinase — protein sequence MASIYDPYYDDLVKIQQKVLDDIEDIKQDIMQKKGMNPIEHCLSRIKDEASMKEKCLRKHLPINSDSALHKIQDAIGVRIVCAFLDDVYDIRDALLHEKHYDIIREKDYIKNVKPSGYRSLHLIVKVDGYFVEFQLRTISQDTWAALEHHMRYKKDIKGDIKLIESELKRCADELAATDISMQTIRNMIIEEGE from the coding sequence ATGGCATCAATATATGATCCTTATTATGATGATTTAGTTAAGATTCAACAAAAGGTTCTTGATGATATAGAAGATATTAAACAGGATATTATGCAAAAGAAAGGTATGAATCCGATCGAACATTGCTTATCACGAATTAAGGATGAAGCAAGCATGAAAGAAAAATGTCTCAGAAAGCATCTGCCCATTAATAGTGATTCTGCTTTACATAAGATTCAGGATGCCATTGGTGTGCGCATTGTCTGTGCTTTCCTTGATGACGTTTATGATATTAGAGATGCTTTACTGCATGAAAAGCATTACGATATTATTCGCGAAAAAGACTATATCAAAAATGTCAAACCATCAGGCTATCGCTCTTTACATTTAATTGTCAAAGTTGATGGTTACTTTGTGGAATTTCAGCTGAGAACTATTTCTCAGGATACTTGGGCTGCTTTAGAGCATCATATGCGCTATAAAAAGGATATTAAAGGCGACATAAAGCTTATAGAAAGTGAACTGAAACGCTGCGCGGACGAGCTTGCGGCCACAGATATCTCTATGCAGACAATTAGAAATATGATCATTGAAGAAGGTGAATAA
- a CDS encoding response regulator transcription factor: protein MRLLLAEDTQDLNKAIATVLRHYNYEVDCAFDGEEALTYLNRQHYEAVILDIMMPKKDGIAVLQDMRSNDDMTPVLLLTAKAEVDDRVTGLDAGADDYLVKPFAMKELLARIRSLTRRNDDYDRRDVSVGNVTLNVENEELSSLNSIRLSHKECELFKELALHKNPLDTKYLFEKIWKGEEVSEDTIWLYISYLKGKLQSINANITIAGERGGSFQLVNNEQECD, encoded by the coding sequence ATGAGATTACTCTTAGCAGAGGATACACAAGATTTAAATAAAGCGATTGCGACGGTATTAAGACATTATAACTATGAAGTGGACTGTGCCTTTGATGGTGAAGAAGCTTTAACATATTTAAACCGCCAGCATTATGAGGCGGTGATCTTAGATATCATGATGCCGAAAAAAGATGGTATTGCAGTTTTGCAGGATATGCGATCTAACGATGATATGACACCAGTGTTATTATTAACCGCAAAAGCAGAAGTGGATGATCGTGTCACTGGCTTAGATGCGGGGGCCGACGATTATTTGGTTAAACCTTTTGCAATGAAAGAGCTGCTTGCGCGCATTCGCTCACTTACCAGACGTAATGATGATTATGATCGTCGTGATGTCAGTGTTGGCAATGTCACTTTAAATGTGGAGAATGAAGAATTATCATCGCTTAATTCCATTCGTTTATCACACAAGGAATGTGAGCTCTTTAAAGAACTAGCGCTTCATAAGAATCCTTTAGATACCAAGTATCTGTTTGAAAAGATCTGGAAGGGCGAAGAGGTGAGTGAAGATACCATTTGGCTTTATATCTCTTATTTGAAAGGAAAACTGCAGTCGATCAATGCGAATATTACCATTGCGGGAGAGCGTGGCGGCAGTTTTCAGCTTGTGAACAATGAGCAAGAATGCGATTAA
- a CDS encoding sensor histidine kinase produces MSKNAINKLRLKFIGIFMGVLIAIIGLFSVSIHIINQYNRNRVINAALSYIVDQNGEINKNPKAGSFDDFSTEFHYSARYFSVTYNKDGSIARSTTSHIAAVSRSQAYNLARKALRSGDETGHDGVYYYKVAKVGKNQTLVVFLDCTTQIESSKNLTITIIMVTLPGILLVFVCALAISKRAVRPEIENAERQNLFITNASHELKTPLAVIRANMEVEEMINGEDEWTKSTMNQVERMNGLIQNLVMIAKAQEQENREGDAIINVSTLINESIDPFMSLVQSENKQIIRTIQSDVMMKGDASKVRQLCSLLVDNAVKYCDDQGTITVALSALKKDKVIRLDVSNTYADGKNVDYTKFFDRFYRADQSHNIDRGGYGIGLSIAESIVRLYGGSIHASWKEGIITFTCMMKSKI; encoded by the coding sequence ATGAGCAAGAATGCGATTAATAAATTACGCCTGAAATTTATTGGTATCTTCATGGGCGTCCTTATTGCGATCATTGGTTTATTCTCTGTATCTATTCATATTATTAACCAGTATAATCGCAATCGCGTGATCAATGCGGCTTTAAGCTATATCGTAGATCAGAACGGAGAAATCAATAAAAACCCGAAAGCTGGTTCTTTTGATGATTTCTCAACGGAATTCCATTATTCAGCCCGCTACTTCTCTGTCACTTACAATAAAGATGGCTCGATTGCTCGTTCCACCACCAGCCATATTGCGGCCGTTTCTCGCAGCCAGGCTTATAATCTTGCCAGAAAAGCTTTACGCAGCGGTGATGAGACAGGGCACGATGGCGTTTATTATTATAAAGTTGCAAAAGTCGGCAAAAATCAGACTTTGGTTGTTTTTCTTGATTGTACGACGCAAATTGAATCAAGCAAAAACCTTACAATAACTATTATTATGGTCACTTTACCAGGTATTTTATTGGTCTTTGTTTGCGCTCTCGCTATTTCGAAGCGAGCGGTTCGACCAGAAATCGAAAATGCGGAAAGACAGAATCTATTCATTACGAATGCTTCCCATGAATTGAAAACACCGTTAGCGGTTATTCGCGCGAACATGGAAGTCGAAGAGATGATTAACGGTGAAGATGAGTGGACGAAATCGACGATGAATCAGGTGGAGCGCATGAATGGTCTCATCCAGAATTTAGTGATGATCGCCAAAGCGCAGGAACAGGAAAATCGGGAAGGAGACGCAATAATTAATGTCTCGACATTAATTAATGAGTCCATCGATCCTTTTATGTCCCTTGTGCAAAGTGAAAACAAACAAATCATCAGGACAATTCAAAGTGATGTGATGATGAAAGGTGATGCCTCAAAAGTGCGGCAGCTTTGTTCCTTGTTAGTTGATAATGCCGTAAAGTATTGTGATGATCAGGGCACGATCACGGTTGCCTTAAGTGCGTTAAAGAAAGATAAAGTGATTCGATTGGACGTTTCAAATACCTATGCAGATGGCAAGAATGTCGATTACACCAAATTCTTTGACCGCTTCTATCGCGCTGATCAATCGCATAACATTGATCGTGGCGGTTATGGTATTGGTTTATCGATTGCAGAAAGTATTGTTCGTCTTTATGGCGGCAGTATTCATGCCTCATGGAAAGAAGGCATCATTACCTTTACCTGCATGATGAAGAGTAAGATTTAA